The Pleurodeles waltl isolate 20211129_DDA chromosome 6, aPleWal1.hap1.20221129, whole genome shotgun sequence genome has a segment encoding these proteins:
- the LOC138299953 gene encoding myb-related transcription factor, partner of profilin-like — MTADQEPARMIHTGTRTYIEKKRKCRFSADEQEILVKEVMEHQHQLLITSKLPISRREAIWRQMVDKINSVAEVRRTVTECKKRWHDCKRRTKEKMARNRKAALQTGGGSPAHQEALDHMEEMVAAIIPEEIVTGIQGQDSADYHETTHMQEEHGSPADMPVPDFPDDMNDEPINIPQETIQKVLETLQAPPSVTRRSTEQAAITEEPPTTPIARPASSYTAEDSDDTGTSFERTVVGVQRELAKEVLVGMQNMAASLEGVHSCMMSSADQAAAMQALTSILHGLQETIKEFTTAVRELPQHLAPQTFHCMHEFYHDSLRADLAAYHRDVAAILKNQQALLAAVLPLRTSQGAATGMSDSTSSNTEVCVAPSQPTTTRTKQATHTSEEEDMEQITFTRKSTRKH, encoded by the exons gacatatatagaaaaaaagagaaagtgtcgcttcagtgcagatgagcaggaaatcctggttaaagaggtgatggaacaccagcaccaactgctcatcacctctaagttgccaatcagcaggagagaggccatatggcgacaaatggttgacaagatcaacagtgtggctgaagtacgcaggacagtcaccgagtgtaagaaacgctggcatgactgcaaacgtaggacaaaggaaaaaatggccaggaacaggaaggcagcactgcagactggaggtgggagtccagcacaccaggaggccctggaccacatggaggagatggtcgcagccatcatccctgaggagatcgtcacagggattcaaggacaggacagcgcagactaccacgagacaacgcacatgcagg aggaacatggatctcctgccgatatgccagtccctgatttccctgatgacatgaatgacgagcccataaacattccccaggagaccatccaaaaggtccttgaaaccctccaggccccaccttcagtcacaaggaggagcacagaacaagcagccatcacagaagaaccacccaccactccaattgcaagacctgccagctcctacacagctgaggactctgatgacactggcaccagctttgaaagaactgtagttggagtacagcgggagctggccaaggaggtgctggtggggatgcaaaatatggcagccagccttgagggggtgcactcgtgcatgatgtcatctgcagatcaagcagcagctatgcaagcccttacatccatactgcatggactacaagaaactataaaggaattcaccactgcagtaagggagttgccacaacacctcgcacctcaaacttttcactgcatgcacgaattctatcatgactccctcagggccgacctggctgcctaccatcgtgatgtagctgctattctcaaaaaccagcaggccctccttgctgcagtactgccattaagaacttcacagggagcagccaccgggatgtctgactccacgtcttctaacactgaggtgtgtgttgcaccttcacaaccaacaacaacaaggacaaagcaggcaacacacacatcagaagaagaagacatggaacagatcacattcacacggaagagtacccggaagcactag